One stretch of Streptomyces agglomeratus DNA includes these proteins:
- a CDS encoding peptidase, which translates to MPLHTQFASPDLIEQIVYGGLDPAADPAWESSGAATVEEYARWCGHLCGITCLRMVLGPDAPSLFALRDGALKYGAYTQDERGSIRGLIYAPLAAYAEGEHGLSATVHRHLTAPEILGLLDRGRTVMASVHYEIRNPDQEPPGKGGHLVLITARTPDGEGIHFHNPSGTTAGTRAADLPLTTFVRFFAGRGVSFQNAEAGPGA; encoded by the coding sequence ATGCCCCTCCACACCCAGTTCGCTTCCCCGGACCTGATCGAGCAGATCGTGTACGGGGGCCTCGACCCGGCGGCGGACCCGGCATGGGAGTCCTCGGGTGCGGCGACGGTGGAGGAGTACGCCCGGTGGTGCGGCCACCTCTGCGGCATCACGTGCCTGCGCATGGTGCTCGGTCCGGACGCGCCCTCCCTCTTCGCCCTCCGTGACGGGGCGCTGAAGTATGGCGCGTACACGCAGGACGAACGGGGCTCGATCCGGGGTCTGATCTACGCCCCGCTGGCGGCGTACGCCGAAGGGGAGCACGGCCTGTCCGCCACGGTCCACCGCCATCTGACCGCGCCGGAGATCCTCGGCCTCCTCGACCGGGGCCGGACCGTGATGGCGTCGGTCCACTACGAGATCCGCAACCCGGACCAGGAACCGCCGGGCAAGGGAGGCCACTTGGTGCTGATCACGGCCCGTACGCCCGACGGCGAAGGCATCCACTTCCACAACCCGTCCGGCACGACCGCCGGCACGCGAGCGGCGGATCTGCCGCTCACCACGTTCGTACGCTTCTTCGCGGGCCGCGGGGTCTCGTTCCAGAACGCGGAAGCGGGCCCGGGGGCGTAG
- a CDS encoding cupin domain-containing protein has translation MRTRELTCRRKGMVLGGCVAALGMVPSAALATPGSGVSGTVLATGTSAGTMKVKARGVTDVVVRTITIAPGGSTGWHHHPGQLIAVVQKGTLSRTFDDCSVETTTAGQSFIESSGPKHRHIGRNLGTEPVVLYVTYMLPAGSPLSVDAEPPACAAGE, from the coding sequence ATGCGGACCCGTGAGCTGACGTGCCGGCGCAAGGGCATGGTGCTCGGCGGGTGCGTGGCCGCGCTCGGCATGGTGCCGTCCGCCGCGCTCGCGACGCCCGGCAGTGGAGTGAGTGGCACGGTGCTCGCCACCGGAACCTCCGCCGGGACCATGAAGGTGAAGGCCAGGGGGGTCACCGATGTGGTCGTACGCACCATCACCATTGCCCCGGGCGGCTCGACCGGCTGGCACCACCACCCGGGGCAGCTCATCGCCGTCGTACAGAAGGGCACGCTGTCGCGGACGTTCGACGACTGCTCGGTGGAGACGACGACCGCCGGTCAGTCCTTCATCGAATCGTCCGGCCCCAAGCACCGGCACATAGGACGCAACCTCGGGACGGAGCCGGTCGTGCTGTACGTGACCTACATGCTGCCCGCGGGCAGTCCGCTGTCCGTGGACGCCGAACCGCCGGCGTGTGCGGCGGGGGAGTAG
- a CDS encoding uridine kinase, translating to MRFEAITWERLADALADHLCGRKAEGSEQPSPPRWHRVAVDGASAARTGEIAERLAGALRLRGRTVLVVGTEEGFLRPASLRYEFGKKDPDSYYDGWFDTGALWREVFGPLEPGGSGRVLPDLWDPATDRATRSPYVELPPGGVLLLHGPMLLRHWFPFDLTVHVRLSPGALERRTAAGAKWTLPALARYEREVGPAEAADVLVRADDPRHPAWTGLRR from the coding sequence ATGCGGTTCGAGGCGATCACCTGGGAGCGGCTCGCCGACGCCCTCGCCGACCATCTCTGCGGCCGGAAGGCGGAGGGCAGTGAGCAGCCCTCGCCGCCGCGGTGGCACAGGGTGGCGGTCGACGGCGCGTCTGCCGCCCGTACCGGTGAGATCGCGGAGCGGCTGGCCGGAGCGCTGAGGCTGCGCGGCCGGACGGTCCTGGTCGTCGGTACGGAGGAGGGCTTCCTGCGGCCCGCATCGCTGCGCTACGAGTTCGGCAAGAAGGACCCCGACTCGTACTACGACGGATGGTTCGACACCGGCGCCCTCTGGCGCGAGGTCTTCGGGCCCCTGGAGCCGGGCGGCAGCGGGCGCGTACTGCCCGACCTGTGGGACCCGGCCACCGACCGGGCGACACGCAGTCCGTACGTAGAACTCCCACCCGGCGGTGTGCTGCTGCTGCACGGGCCGATGCTCCTGCGGCACTGGTTTCCGTTCGACCTGACCGTGCATGTGCGGCTGTCACCCGGCGCGCTGGAGCGCAGGACGGCGGCGGGGGCGAAGTGGACGCTGCCTGCCCTTGCCCGTTACGAACGGGAGGTGGGCCCGGCGGAGGCCGCCGACGTACTCGTACGGGCGGACGACCCGCGGCATCCGGCCTGGACGGGCCTGCGGCGCTGA
- a CDS encoding carbohydrate kinase family protein, with the protein MSEDTGGGVEGGAHERGNGGSAGALLVVGDVVTDVVARHRTPLVRATDTAAEIRTLPGGAGANVACWAAYSGLADVRILARVGTDAGGWHEEQLRAAGVRPQVVLDGEAAAATVISLVDATAERTFLTDSGAALRLSTADWSASLLEGVAHLHISGYLFFAGTSREAARLALREARERAVPVSVDPASAGFIAELGVDRFLEAVTGADVLLPNEDEARLLTGLPDPADAAAKLSRHFPVVAVTLGAGGALLAAGGAVHERVPAVAAKAVDTTGAGDAFAGAFLAARLAGADDAGAAAAGCRAGARAVASVGGRPPMP; encoded by the coding sequence ATGAGTGAGGACACGGGAGGGGGAGTGGAAGGGGGCGCCCATGAGCGTGGGAACGGCGGCTCGGCGGGCGCACTGCTGGTGGTCGGCGATGTGGTCACCGATGTCGTGGCCCGCCATCGCACGCCGCTGGTGCGGGCGACCGATACGGCGGCGGAGATCAGGACACTGCCGGGCGGGGCGGGTGCCAACGTGGCCTGCTGGGCGGCGTACTCGGGACTGGCGGACGTACGGATCCTGGCGCGCGTGGGGACGGACGCGGGTGGCTGGCACGAAGAGCAGTTGCGGGCTGCGGGCGTGCGTCCGCAGGTGGTGCTCGACGGGGAGGCGGCGGCGGCGACCGTGATCTCCCTGGTCGACGCCACCGCCGAGCGCACGTTCCTCACCGACAGCGGCGCCGCGCTGCGCCTCTCCACCGCCGACTGGTCCGCGTCCCTCCTGGAGGGCGTAGCCCATCTCCACATCTCCGGCTATCTCTTCTTCGCCGGTACGAGCCGGGAGGCGGCCCGTCTGGCGCTGCGGGAAGCCCGGGAGCGGGCGGTGCCGGTGAGCGTGGACCCGGCGTCGGCGGGGTTCATCGCGGAGCTCGGGGTGGACCGTTTCCTGGAGGCGGTGACGGGGGCGGACGTGCTGCTGCCCAATGAGGACGAGGCCCGGCTGCTCACCGGGTTGCCGGATCCGGCGGACGCCGCCGCCAAGTTGAGCCGCCACTTTCCGGTGGTGGCCGTCACTCTCGGCGCGGGGGGTGCGCTGCTCGCCGCCGGTGGCGCCGTGCACGAGCGCGTTCCGGCCGTCGCGGCGAAGGCGGTGGACACGACGGGTGCGGGCGACGCGTTCGCGGGGGCGTTCCTGGCGGCGCGCCTCGCCGGTGCGGACGACGCGGGAGCGGCGGCGGCGGGATGCCGGGCAGGGGCACGTGCGGTGGCATCGGTGGGCGGAAGACCGCCGATGCCGTGA
- a CDS encoding pseudouridine-5'-phosphate glycosidase, which produces MPDTALQMSGEVREALEQRRPVVALESTIIAHGLPRPRNLRVAEELEEVVRTTGAVPATIAVLDGRAHVGLDKAQLERVANDDSVRKLGHRDLAPALAAGASGATTVSATAFLAARAGLRVFATGGLGGVHREWTETQDESADLGLLARTRITVVCAGVKSILDVPATLQRLETLGVGVLGYGTDHFPGFYLSSSGRPVDWTARTPGEVAAVMRAQDALGGEAALLVANPVPEAEQLDPKLHDRVLTEALAECGKRGITGQGVTPFLLDYLARETGGASLEANLAAVRGNVRLAARVAAAWTRA; this is translated from the coding sequence ATGCCTGACACCGCACTTCAGATGTCCGGGGAGGTCCGGGAGGCGCTGGAGCAACGCCGTCCCGTCGTAGCTCTCGAGTCGACGATCATCGCGCACGGTCTGCCGCGTCCACGCAATCTGCGGGTCGCGGAGGAGCTGGAGGAGGTGGTACGCACTACGGGCGCCGTTCCCGCCACCATCGCCGTCCTCGACGGCAGAGCCCATGTCGGGCTGGACAAGGCTCAGTTGGAGAGGGTCGCCAACGACGACTCGGTACGCAAGCTGGGTCACCGCGATCTCGCACCGGCACTGGCGGCGGGCGCGAGCGGGGCGACGACCGTGTCGGCGACGGCGTTCCTTGCCGCCCGGGCCGGCCTGCGTGTCTTCGCCACCGGCGGGCTCGGCGGGGTACACCGGGAGTGGACCGAGACGCAGGACGAGTCGGCGGATCTGGGACTGCTGGCACGGACGCGGATCACTGTGGTGTGCGCCGGGGTCAAGTCGATCCTCGACGTTCCGGCGACGCTGCAACGGCTGGAGACGCTCGGCGTGGGTGTCCTCGGTTACGGCACCGATCACTTCCCGGGGTTCTACCTGAGCAGTTCGGGCCGGCCGGTCGACTGGACCGCGCGGACGCCCGGCGAAGTGGCGGCGGTGATGCGTGCGCAGGACGCGCTGGGCGGGGAGGCGGCGCTGCTCGTCGCCAATCCCGTACCGGAGGCCGAGCAGCTCGACCCCAAGCTGCACGACCGGGTACTGACCGAGGCGCTGGCGGAGTGCGGGAAGCGGGGGATCACGGGGCAGGGCGTCACTCCGTTCCTGCTGGACTATCTGGCGCGGGAGACGGGAGGGGCTTCGCTGGAGGCCAACCTGGCGGCCGTGCGCGGCAACGTACGACTGGCGGCGCGGGTCGCGGCCGCGTGGACGCGGGCATGA
- a CDS encoding VOC family protein: MKETHLDHVVLWVNDPLASVEFYEKTVGLTGERVAEFAEGKVPFPSVRVSARSLFDLAPLTMAGSMNAIPGAEGTAGHPVNHVCLAMDRAAFEALHGRLRESGVPVSPYSHNSFGARGAAPRSFYFRDPDGNIIEARHYDE; encoded by the coding sequence ATGAAAGAAACGCATCTCGATCACGTCGTTCTGTGGGTGAACGACCCCCTCGCCTCGGTGGAGTTCTACGAGAAGACCGTCGGCCTGACCGGTGAACGCGTCGCCGAGTTCGCCGAGGGCAAAGTGCCCTTCCCCTCCGTGCGGGTCTCCGCCCGGTCCCTGTTCGACCTCGCCCCGCTCACCATGGCAGGGTCCATGAACGCCATCCCGGGAGCCGAGGGCACGGCCGGCCATCCGGTCAACCATGTGTGCCTCGCCATGGACAGGGCGGCGTTCGAAGCTCTGCACGGCCGGCTGCGGGAGAGCGGCGTCCCCGTCTCGCCGTACTCCCACAACAGCTTCGGTGCCCGCGGCGCCGCCCCCCGCTCCTTCTACTTCCGCGATCCCGACGGCAACATCATCGAGGCTCGCCACTACGACGAATGA
- a CDS encoding WGR domain-containing protein, translating to MSAAGVRGTRGNQETTYLELSQDDGSAHKFYEVTVDGTAVLVRYGRIGADGQRQTSAFPTEEKAKAAAAKKIGEKVRKGYAPAVRGQRAARSVTRRQVTSAPSTARATAPVLWRFRTGATALGIHIEEDRCWVGNQNGDVYTLGHDGEVLARYRLPEGVKCLVADDFWIYAGCDDGRVYDLSSKMPFAAYEIAEDVDIFWLDIHEGVLNVADRNGGLTVIDHEDEFQWSRRSTGGSAWMVRSDEEAVYHGHTRGVTAYASDGSGELWHTATTGNVLFGWQEDTAVYAGTGRHVVQRMSKATGRIEATYRCDGAVYSCATSPGGRYVFAGDSSSSVYCFDADGTRLWKLRTGSGSALSMQYRDEKLYIVTTDGSLACIDASETAIAAAQSGSVPVAVDVKQAAALPTYEPTATVATVSSQPAPGSGVVVECVQGAGGRLRVHVVSDGYEPSWNVQFPRSIRQVGARYVVDALHSSQGGFYRVRGEIKRLV from the coding sequence ATGTCTGCTGCCGGTGTGCGGGGAACGCGGGGAAATCAGGAAACGACGTACCTGGAGCTGTCCCAGGACGACGGCAGTGCGCACAAGTTCTACGAGGTGACCGTCGACGGGACGGCCGTTCTTGTGCGGTACGGGCGGATCGGCGCCGACGGCCAGCGGCAGACCTCGGCGTTCCCGACCGAGGAGAAGGCGAAGGCAGCGGCGGCGAAGAAGATCGGTGAGAAGGTCCGCAAGGGGTACGCGCCGGCCGTCCGTGGACAGCGGGCCGCACGGTCGGTGACCCGGCGCCAGGTGACCTCGGCGCCCTCGACGGCCCGTGCGACGGCTCCGGTGCTGTGGCGCTTCCGTACCGGCGCGACGGCCCTCGGCATCCACATCGAGGAGGACCGGTGCTGGGTGGGCAACCAGAACGGCGACGTCTACACCCTGGGTCACGACGGTGAGGTGCTCGCCAGGTACCGGCTGCCGGAGGGCGTGAAGTGCTTGGTCGCCGACGACTTCTGGATCTACGCGGGCTGTGACGACGGCCGGGTGTACGACCTGTCCTCCAAGATGCCGTTCGCCGCGTACGAGATCGCCGAGGACGTCGACATCTTCTGGCTGGACATCCACGAGGGCGTGCTGAACGTCGCGGACCGCAACGGCGGGCTGACCGTCATCGACCACGAGGACGAGTTCCAGTGGTCCCGCCGCTCGACCGGCGGCAGCGCCTGGATGGTGCGGTCGGACGAGGAGGCGGTCTACCACGGCCACACGCGCGGCGTGACGGCCTACGCGAGCGACGGGAGCGGGGAGTTGTGGCACACCGCGACCACGGGGAACGTCCTGTTCGGCTGGCAGGAGGACACGGCGGTGTACGCGGGCACTGGCCGGCACGTCGTCCAGCGGATGTCCAAGGCGACCGGCCGGATCGAGGCGACGTACCGGTGTGACGGAGCGGTGTACTCCTGCGCCACCTCCCCCGGCGGCCGCTACGTCTTCGCGGGCGACTCGTCCTCGTCCGTCTACTGCTTCGACGCGGACGGCACCCGGCTGTGGAAGCTCCGCACGGGCAGCGGCTCGGCGCTGTCCATGCAGTACCGGGACGAGAAGCTGTACATCGTCACCACGGACGGCTCACTGGCCTGCATCGACGCGAGCGAGACGGCGATCGCGGCGGCGCAGTCGGGTTCGGTGCCGGTCGCCGTCGACGTCAAGCAGGCTGCCGCGCTGCCCACTTATGAGCCGACGGCGACCGTCGCGACGGTCAGCTCACAGCCCGCCCCCGGATCGGGAGTCGTCGTCGAATGCGTCCAGGGCGCAGGCGGGCGCCTTCGGGTCCATGTGGTGTCCGACGGTTACGAGCCGTCCTGGAACGTCCAGTTCCCGCGCTCCATACGGCAGGTGGGCGCACGCTATGTCGTGGACGCGCTGCACAGCTCGCAGGGCGGCTTCTACCGGGTACGGGGCGAGATAAAGCGCCTGGTGTAG
- a CDS encoding cupin domain-containing protein, whose translation MTTIDQVPPSFSVHIPDAGLEPEPLDPEQIVSGEPVVTGKVLWESPDGKQVRGIWQITPGVVTDTEANELFVVVSGRATVEVEGGDTLEIGPGDACVLREGDRTTWTVHETLRKAYHISL comes from the coding sequence ATGACGACAATCGATCAGGTTCCCCCCTCCTTCTCCGTGCACATCCCGGACGCCGGCCTGGAACCGGAGCCGCTCGACCCGGAGCAGATCGTGTCCGGCGAGCCGGTGGTGACGGGCAAGGTGCTGTGGGAGTCCCCCGACGGCAAGCAGGTGCGCGGCATCTGGCAGATCACGCCCGGCGTGGTCACCGACACCGAGGCCAACGAGCTCTTCGTGGTGGTCAGCGGCCGCGCCACGGTCGAGGTGGAGGGCGGCGACACCCTGGAGATCGGTCCCGGTGACGCGTGTGTGCTGCGCGAGGGGGACCGTACGACCTGGACGGTGCACGAGACCCTGCGCAAGGCGTACCACATCAGCCTTTAG
- a CDS encoding MFS transporter — translation MTPDALRALQRRTSVVLVITQILGGLGVPIGIALAPVLAVEVSGTEAVSGLAPTASVAGTALLSIPLASLMTSRGRRPGLVLAYLIGALGATLVVAAAVLGNFPLLLLGMAAFGAASSANLQARFAAADLAEPDRRARAISTVVWATTIGAVFGPNIAAPAGRAFTGTSIPETAGPFLWAAGIFLVTGLVVAVLLRPDPLLTARALAPQESQSAQGRSLRAGVAAVAASPRARLALVTVAVCHTVMVSIMVMTPVDLGHHGADLELVGLVISGHIAGMYAFSPVMGWLADRVGRLAVIGLAAGLLSLAALLAGTAGAGHAQTAAGLFVLGLGWSAGLVSGSALLTDSVPQAARAAVQGLSDLTMNSAAGIGGAAAGLIVAGAGYGWLNAVGACLLLPMAALALLAGRSRSTEPAAAPAPANPADATEPAAKG, via the coding sequence CTGACGCCCGACGCGCTGCGCGCCCTCCAGCGGCGTACGTCCGTCGTGCTCGTCATCACCCAGATCCTGGGCGGGCTCGGCGTGCCCATCGGCATCGCGCTCGCGCCCGTCCTGGCGGTGGAAGTCAGCGGCACCGAAGCCGTTTCGGGACTCGCCCCCACCGCCTCGGTCGCCGGCACGGCCCTGCTGTCGATCCCGCTGGCCTCGCTGATGACCTCGCGCGGCCGGCGTCCCGGCCTCGTCCTCGCCTACCTGATCGGCGCGCTGGGCGCGACACTCGTGGTCGCCGCCGCCGTCCTCGGCAACTTCCCGCTCCTGCTGCTCGGCATGGCCGCGTTCGGCGCAGCGTCCTCGGCCAACCTTCAGGCACGTTTCGCCGCGGCCGATCTGGCCGAACCGGACCGGCGGGCCCGGGCGATCTCCACCGTCGTCTGGGCCACGACGATCGGCGCGGTGTTCGGCCCGAACATCGCGGCGCCGGCGGGCCGCGCCTTCACCGGCACCTCCATACCCGAGACGGCGGGCCCGTTCCTGTGGGCCGCCGGAATATTCCTCGTCACCGGCCTGGTGGTCGCCGTACTGCTGCGCCCCGACCCGCTCCTCACCGCCCGCGCCCTGGCCCCGCAGGAATCGCAGTCCGCCCAGGGCCGCTCGCTGCGCGCCGGAGTGGCGGCGGTGGCCGCGTCTCCGCGTGCCAGGCTCGCCCTGGTGACCGTGGCCGTCTGCCACACCGTCATGGTCTCGATCATGGTGATGACCCCGGTCGACCTCGGCCACCACGGAGCCGATCTCGAACTCGTGGGTCTTGTCATCAGCGGTCACATCGCCGGCATGTACGCCTTCTCGCCGGTCATGGGCTGGCTGGCCGACCGCGTCGGCCGGCTCGCGGTCATCGGTCTGGCCGCCGGACTGCTCAGCCTCGCCGCCCTGCTGGCCGGTACGGCGGGCGCCGGCCACGCCCAGACCGCCGCCGGCCTCTTCGTGCTCGGCCTCGGCTGGTCCGCGGGGCTCGTATCGGGATCGGCCCTGCTCACCGACTCGGTGCCGCAGGCCGCCCGCGCCGCGGTCCAGGGCCTGTCGGACCTGACCATGAACTCGGCGGCGGGCATCGGCGGCGCGGCCGCCGGGCTGATCGTCGCCGGGGCGGGCTACGGCTGGCTCAACGCGGTCGGCGCCTGCCTGCTGCTGCCGATGGCCGCCCTCGCGCTGCTGGCCGGCCGGAGCCGCTCCACCGAACCGGCTGCCGCACCGGCCCCCGCCAACCCCGCCGACGCGACGGAACCGGCCGCTAAAGGCTGA
- a CDS encoding methylated-DNA--[protein]-cysteine S-methyltransferase, which yields MDSDGQVVEWAVIGSGDSGIGPLLVAATGAGLVCVAFHAGPEVRERTLARLGARLGAEVVEAPGSARLAEPVRQFAAYFAGELRDFALPLDWSLSSGFNRQVLRELATGVPYGTVVGYGDLAGRVGQPGAAQAVGAAMGSNPLPVVVPCHRVVESDGGLGGFGGGLETKRALLALEGVLPQPLF from the coding sequence ATGGACAGCGACGGGCAGGTCGTGGAGTGGGCGGTCATCGGCAGTGGCGACAGCGGCATCGGGCCGCTGCTCGTCGCCGCCACCGGCGCGGGCCTGGTGTGCGTGGCCTTCCACGCCGGTCCCGAAGTGCGCGAGAGGACACTCGCCCGGCTGGGGGCGCGGCTGGGGGCCGAGGTGGTGGAAGCGCCCGGCTCCGCGCGGCTGGCCGAGCCCGTACGGCAGTTCGCGGCGTACTTCGCGGGCGAGCTGCGCGACTTCGCGCTGCCGCTTGACTGGTCGCTCAGCTCCGGGTTCAACCGGCAGGTCCTGCGCGAGCTGGCGACGGGGGTTCCGTACGGCACGGTCGTCGGGTACGGCGACCTCGCCGGGCGGGTCGGGCAGCCGGGAGCGGCGCAGGCGGTCGGCGCGGCCATGGGGTCGAATCCGCTGCCCGTCGTGGTGCCCTGCCACCGGGTGGTGGAGAGCGACGGCGGACTCGGCGGGTTCGGCGGCGGCCTGGAGACGAAGCGGGCGCTGCTGGCGCTCGAAGGGGTGCTGCCCCAGCCGCTGTTCTGA
- a CDS encoding glycerophosphodiester phosphodiesterase: MSARTAPATATALLSAAALLLPATAAHASAPSGAHASVRLGADDEPAVIAHRGASAYAPENTLAAIDLADRMGFDWVENDVQRTKDGELVVVHDDSLARTTNVEQVFPGRAPWKIKDFTAAEIATLDAGSWFGPEFAGARVPTLKQYVNRVERNRQKLLLEIKKPELYPGIERDTLRVLRKAGWLNRHHVKHRLVIQSFGVDSVKAVHAQRPDLTTGFLGTPAVADLPEYARFTDQINPTHTSITADYVAAVHKLKGAHGRRLQVNTWTVNTAAAATRVDEFGVDGIITNNPDIVRDAVGE; this comes from the coding sequence GTGTCAGCACGCACCGCCCCGGCCACGGCCACAGCGCTCCTGAGCGCAGCCGCCCTGCTGCTGCCCGCGACGGCCGCGCACGCGTCCGCCCCCTCCGGCGCCCATGCGTCGGTCCGCCTCGGCGCCGATGACGAACCCGCCGTCATCGCTCACCGCGGCGCGTCCGCCTACGCTCCCGAGAACACCCTGGCGGCGATCGACCTGGCCGACCGGATGGGCTTCGACTGGGTGGAGAACGACGTACAGCGCACCAAGGACGGCGAACTCGTCGTCGTCCACGACGACAGCCTCGCCAGGACCACGAACGTGGAGCAGGTCTTCCCCGGCCGGGCGCCGTGGAAGATCAAGGACTTCACCGCGGCGGAGATCGCCACCCTCGACGCGGGAAGCTGGTTCGGCCCGGAGTTCGCGGGCGCGCGCGTGCCGACCCTGAAGCAGTACGTGAACCGGGTCGAGCGCAACCGTCAGAAGCTGCTCCTGGAGATCAAGAAGCCGGAGCTCTACCCGGGCATCGAGAGGGACACCCTGCGCGTGTTGCGCAAGGCGGGGTGGCTGAACCGCCACCACGTCAAGCACAGGCTCGTCATCCAGAGCTTCGGCGTGGACAGCGTGAAGGCCGTGCACGCGCAGCGCCCCGACCTCACGACCGGCTTCCTCGGGACGCCGGCGGTCGCCGACCTGCCGGAGTACGCGCGGTTCACGGACCAGATCAATCCCACGCACACCTCGATCACGGCCGACTATGTCGCGGCGGTGCACAAGCTCAAGGGCGCGCACGGCAGGCGTCTCCAGGTCAACACCTGGACGGTGAACACGGCCGCGGCGGCGACGCGGGTCGACGAGTTCGGCGTGGACGGGATCATCACCAACAACCCCGACATCGTCCGGGACGCCGTCGGCGAGTAG
- a CDS encoding MHYT domain-containing protein, with protein sequence MQGTVDGFSYGLVTPVAAYLMACLGGALGLRCTARSLTRGNGWKAGWLALGAIAIGSGIWSMHFIAMMGFAVKETPVRYDAALMYASLGVAVVMVGIGLFIVGHHGVTPMALVTGGTITGLGVASMHYLGMAGMRLRGQLQYDTLTVALSVVIAVVAATTALWAAVSVRGFLPSLGAGLVMGVAVSGMHYTGMAALSVHLHGPATAGGGETSVLDLAPMMAGPLMFLVLAGVVVMFDPQLVMGRREWQRAGGAGIPRQAAETSRRG encoded by the coding sequence ATGCAGGGCACTGTCGACGGATTCAGCTACGGCCTCGTCACCCCGGTCGCGGCGTACCTCATGGCCTGCCTCGGCGGCGCTCTCGGACTGCGCTGCACCGCCAGATCACTCACGCGCGGGAACGGCTGGAAAGCCGGCTGGCTCGCACTGGGCGCGATCGCCATCGGCTCGGGAATCTGGAGCATGCACTTCATCGCCATGATGGGCTTCGCGGTGAAGGAGACGCCTGTCCGTTACGACGCGGCCCTGATGTACGCCAGCCTCGGCGTCGCCGTCGTCATGGTCGGCATCGGCCTCTTCATCGTGGGGCACCACGGCGTGACGCCGATGGCCCTGGTCACCGGCGGAACGATAACCGGCCTGGGGGTCGCGTCCATGCACTACCTCGGCATGGCCGGAATGCGACTGCGCGGCCAGCTCCAGTACGACACGCTCACGGTCGCCCTGTCCGTGGTGATCGCCGTGGTGGCCGCGACCACGGCGCTCTGGGCGGCGGTGTCGGTCCGCGGATTCCTGCCGAGCCTCGGCGCGGGCCTTGTCATGGGTGTGGCCGTGAGCGGCATGCACTACACGGGTATGGCGGCGCTCAGCGTCCATCTTCACGGACCCGCGACGGCCGGCGGCGGCGAGACGTCCGTCCTGGACCTCGCCCCCATGATGGCCGGGCCGTTGATGTTCCTGGTCCTGGCCGGCGTGGTCGTGATGTTCGATCCGCAGCTGGTCATGGGCCGCCGGGAGTGGCAGCGGGCGGGCGGAGCCGGCATCCCGCGCCAAGCAGCGGAAACCTCCCGGCGCGGCTGA